A stretch of the Oncorhynchus clarkii lewisi isolate Uvic-CL-2024 chromosome 9, UVic_Ocla_1.0, whole genome shotgun sequence genome encodes the following:
- the LOC139417480 gene encoding cytosolic phospholipase A2 gamma-like, translating into MLQPRNTPKTVRLSHSINDEEGKYVTLRKTQIKKWLKGQGFNCELEDVPNIALLGSGGGERAAVGMLGSLHQLGQDNLLGSLLYMCGVSGTTWCMSSLYSDPDWSLNKRCNEVIKTLKGPTVNLSKAVEWLKLRKKENQDFNLTDFWGAFTASYFMKEMHTRCLSEDAHITNPYPIYSAIELDCRNQDDTKGVWFEMTPYESGFSGLGAFIPTSCLGSKFEGGALIEKRKEMDMVLLQGICGSAFADMQINNDEVVKRIWRLFGGYESLKTEEEVVCECVPSQVVRCVSELIKYAEDPDPQKTMEVITTLGQLLKGLVSSKGEMLWNTDPESWKKTSLVERKKFIETVSLELILSSGSWAKDWKDERYTPTPDEAMFSRSMRTLEKPDEVTITNSWVSDDEGMSRESMRTLEKHDKVPIRNSWLFDGLWIVQNIFPLVQNWEWGTTSNFLFKIQDTNVLSSMASKEKIHLVDAGLKINSPYPPVLRTSRDVDLIISLDFSEGDPFETVFSAKKYALQQKLPFPPVKESVREEKDHPQGCYVFEGQRTEEPTVIHMPLFNLQNCQDEEGIKKEREKYTTLRQPYSAPENEHLLKKAKYNLKNNKYRILVQIIMAVQRRKNRKSVAQ; encoded by the exons ATGTTGCAACCAAGAAATACTCCTAAG ACTGTGCGTCTGTCTCACTCCATCAATGACGAGGAGGGAAAATACGTGACGTTGAGGAAGACTCAGATTAAGAAGTGGCTGAAAGGTCAGGGTTTCAACTGTGAACTG gAGGATGTTCCTAACATAGCGTTGCTGGGgtcaggtggaggagagagggcagcagTGGGCATGCTGGGATCTCTGCATCAGCTAGGACAGGACAACCTGCTGGGCAGCCTCCTCTATATGTGTGGGGTGTCAGGCACCAcctg gtgcatgtCATCCCTGTACAGCGATCCAGATTGGTCATTGAATAAGCGTTGTAATGAGGTGATAAAGACGCTGAAGGGTCCTACAGTGAACTTGAGCAAAGCTGTGGAGTGGCTGAaattgagaaagaaagaaaaccaGGACTTCAACCTCACTGACTTCTGGGGCGCCTTCACTGCCTCCTATTTCATGAAAGAG atGCACACTCGCTGTCTCTCTGAAGATGCTCACATCACCAACCCCTACCCCATCTACAGCGCCATAGAACTAGACTGCCGCAATCAGGATGACACTAAAG GGGTGTGGTTTGAGATGACCCCCTACGAGAGTGGCTTCTCCGGATTGGGCGCTTTCATCCCCACTTCCTGTCTTGGGAGTAAGTTTGAAGGTGGAGCTCTGATAGAGAAGAGGAAGGAAATGGACATGGTTCTGCTGCAAG GTATCTGTGGGAGTGCCTTTGCAGACATGCAGATAAACAATGATGAGGTAGTAAAAAGGATCTGGAGATTATTTGGAG GGTACGAGAGCTTAAAGACGGAGGAAGaggtggtgtgtgagtgtgtgccctCCCAAGTGGTgaggtgtgtgtctgagctgatcAAGTATGCTGAGGACCCAGATCCACAGAAGACAATGGAAGTCATCACCACACTGGGACAGCTActgaagg GTCTTGTGAGCAGTAAGGGTGAGATGCTGTGGAACACGGACCCTGAGAGCTGGAAGAAAACCAGCTTGGTGGAGAGAAAGAAGTTCATAGAGACAGTCAGTCTGGAGCTCATCCTCTCCTCAGGCAGCTGGGCAAAAGACTGGAAGGACGAACGCTACACTCCAACACCAG ATGAAGCGATGTTCAGTAGGTCGATGAGAACATTGGAAAAGCCAGACGAAGTGACAATAACAAACTCCTGGGTCTCCGATG ATGAAGGGATGTCCAGGGAGTCGATGAGAACATTGGAAAAGCATGACAAAGTGCCAATAAGAAACTCCTGGCTCTTCGAtg GGTTGTGGATTGTGCAGAACATTTTCCCTCTGGTCCAAAATTGGGAATGGGGAACCACGTCCAACTTCCTCTTCAAGATCCAAG ACACTAATGTTCTGAGCAGCATGGCATCCAAAGAGAAGATTCATCTGGTAGACGCTGGGTTAAAGATCAACTCTCCCTACCCCCCCGTCCTGCGCACATCCAGGGATGTTGACCTCATCATCTCCTTGGACTTCAGCGAAGGAGACCCCTttgag ACGGTGTTTAGTGCCAAAAAGTACGCGCTTCAGCAGAAGCTTCCCTTTCCCCCAGTGAAGGAGAGTGTGAGGGAGGAGAAAGACCATCCGCAGGGCTGCTACGTTTTTGAGGGGCAACGCACTGAAGAGCCCACCGTCATACACATGCCCCTGTTCAACCTGCAGAACTGCCAAG ACGAGGAGGGGAttaagaaggagagggagaagtacaCAACGTTACGGCAGCCCTACAGTGCGCCTGAGAACGAACACCTCCTGAAGAAGGCCAAGTACAACTTGAAGAACAACAAATACAGGATCCTGGTACAGATCATTATGGCTGTCCAACGCAGAAAGAATCGCAAGTCAGTGGCTCAATAG